In Isoptericola variabilis 225, the genomic window CTCCGCCGAGGCGTCCTCGACCTCGGCCTCGGCGTCGCCCCCCGACCCGGAGCAGCCGGTCAGGAACAGGGCGCCGGCTGCCGTGACGGCGACGGTGGTGAAGAAACTACGGTGTCTCATCTTCGGTCCTCTGGTTTGGGGTAGGGAGAACGGGTGGGCAGGGAATTCAGCTCTTGACCGCGCCGAGCAGCGCGCCCTTGGTGAAGTACTTCTGCATAAACGGCATGACGATGAGCAGCGGAATGCTGGAGATCACGATCATCCCGTACTTGATCAGCTCGCCGATGCGCTGGGCGGCGGCATAGGAGTCCATCGCCCCTGAGCCGCCGGCGGCGGTGACCTCGGATTGGATCAGGACGTTGCGCAGCACCAGCTGCAAGGGATACTTGCTCTCGTCGTCGAGGAAGATCAGCGCGTCGAAGAAGGCGTTCCAGTTGGCGACGAGATGGATCATGATCATGAGGAAGATCAGCGGTTTGGACAGCGGCAGGACGATCCCGAGGAAGAATCGGAAGTCGTTCGCGCCGTCGAGCTGGGCGGCGTCCCGCAGCTCGCCCGGGACGTTGTTCTCGAAGAATGCGCGGGCGATGATGAGGTTCCACACGCCGATCGCGCCGGGCAGGACCACCGCCCACATGGTGTCGAGCATTCCCAGGTCGCGGACGACCAGGTAGCGCGCGATCAAGCCGCCGTCGATGAACATCGTGATGATGAACACGAGCATGAAGAACGTGCGGCCGTACATGTCCTTGCGGGACAGCGCGTACGCCCCGCACAGGATGGCCACGACGCTCACGGCGGTCCCAACCAGCGTGTACAGCACGGAGTTGGCGAAGCCGCGCAGAATGTCGGGGTCGGACAGGATGCGCCCGTAGCCCTCGAGCGTAAAGCCCTGCGGCCACAGCCAGACGTTGCCGTTGAGGATCTCCACCGGCTCGCTCACCGACGCGATGACGATGAAGTACAGCGGGTACAGGATCGCCGCGATGGCGAACAGCAGGAGCCCGACGGCCACCACGTTGAACAGCGGGTCGGCCATGCGCTCCCGGAGCGGAGCGCGGTGCACCGTCCCCGAGTGCGGCCCCCCGCGGCGGGCGGCGCCGTGCGGCGCGGTGGAGGGCAGGGCGCCCTGGGACTGCGTGAGCTGGGTCATGGCGTCGTCACCACAGACTTGACTGGTTGGCCCGGCGAGCGACCCAGTTGAAGGTCAGGAGCAGGGCGAGGTTGATGAGGGAGTTGAAGACACCGATGGCGGCGGAGTAGCTGAACTGCGCCTGCTGGAGGCCGGCCTTGTACACGTAGGTCTGGATCACCTCGGAGGTCGGCAAGTTGAGGTCCGTCTGCATGAGCAGGACCTTCTCGAAGCCGAGGTTGAAGAGATTGCCGATGGCGAGGATGAACAGGATCGTGATCACCGGCATGATCCCGGGGATGTCGATGTGCCGTATGCGCTGCCACTTGTTGGCACCGTCCACGCGGGCTGCCTCGTGCAGCGACGGGTCGATCGCGGTGAGGGCAGCCAGGTAGACGATCATGGAGAAGCCGGCGTTCTGCCAGATGTCGGACCCGACGTACAGGGGCCTGAACCATTCCGGGGAGCCCATGAAGAACACCGGCGTGCCGCCGAACGCCTCGATCGCGTTGTTCACGATCCCGGCTCGTGGTGAGAACAGCAGGTGGATCATGCCGACCACGACGACGACCGAGATGAACGACGGCGAGTACAGGACCGTCTGGGTGAACTTCTTGAACCGGTCGCTCTGCAGTTGGTTCACGATCAGCGCGAGGACGATCGGCACCGGGAACGCCAGCAGGAGGCCGAGGGCGTTGAGGCTGAGCGTGTTGACCATGAGTCGCTCGAACTGGAACGACTCGACGAACCGCTCGAAGTGGTCCAGCCCGACCCAGGGGCTCCCGGCGAAGCCGTCGGCCGGGTTGTAGTTCCGGAAGGCGATCTGCGCCCCGTACATCGGCCAGTACTTGAAGAGGACGACGTAGAGCAACGCCGGCGCGAGTAGTACGTATAACTGCCAGGACCGCCCGGCACGCCGAAGATGCGACGTGCCGCGGCGCGGCACGGGCGCACGCTGATGCGCCATGGACTGAGTGGTCATACGGGCACCTTTGCACTCGCCACTGATCCACGGCGGACCAGTGAGCACTCGATGGGATGGAGTTGCGGGTGATCGCCGCCCTCTCCGAGGACGATCTCGACGGCCCGACGGGCCATCTGCTCGAAGGGGAGCGCCACGGTGGTGAGGCCCGGGTCGAGGAAGGGGGCCAGCGTCTCCTGGTTGTCGAAGCCGACGATCGAGCAGTCGTCGGGGACGCGGAGCCCCAGCGACTCGAGGGCCCGGTACGCACCCCAGGCGGTCCGGTCGTTGCCGCAGAAGATGGCAGACGGCCGGTCCGCGGTGGAGTCCATCAGCTCCCTCGTCAGCTCGAGCCCGTGCTCGACGATCCCGTTGCCGTAGCGGACGAGGCTCGGGTCGAACGCGATGCCGGCCTCGTCGAGCGCCCGGCGGTAGCCGGCGAGTCGCCCGATGCCGGCGGGAAGGTCGCTGTCGCGAGGCTGGATGTTGATCATCGCGATGCGGCGGTGGCCCGCGTCGATCAGGTGCCGCGTCGCGGTGTACCCGCCGAACTCCTCGTCGGGGAACACGCTCGGCACGATCCCGGCCGCGTCCTGCGCGTTGACCACGACGGTCGGCACATCCCGCAGCGACTCGGGGACGCGAACCCGACGGTGGTACATCGAGGCGTAGACGACGCCGCGGACCCGGTAGGACATCATCGTGTCGATGGCGGCCGCCTCGAGCTCCGGGCGGTCATACGTATCGATGCTCAGGATGACGTGGCCGGTCTCCCAGGCGCGCTCCTGCGCGCCCTTGAGCAGCTTGCCGGGGAACGGGGCGCTCGCAACCTCGTCCGAGACGAAGCCGATGAGGCTCGAGTCGCCGCTGCGCAGGCTGCGCGCGAAGGCGTTCGTCCGGTACCCGAGCTCCTCGACGGCCGTCAGCACCCGAACCTTGGTGCTCTCGGCCACCCGGCTCCCACCGACGTCGTTGAGGACGAGGGACACGGTCGCCTGGGACACGCCCGCACGCGCGGCGACATCCCACATCGTCGGCTTGTCCTTCTTACGGGCCACCGTGATCACCTCCCCAGCTCGGCCGGTCATTCGTATAACGTGGACCCTAGACACGGATCTACGGGTCCGTCAACCCCCAACTTCTGGCCGACGTGTCCAGCCCGACGGCGCGTCGCCACGCGCGCGGCCCTCGTCGCCACCGGCCGCCCGAGCGATGCCCTACCAGCCCGACCGGCCTACAGCCTCGTCCCCGGCGAAACCACGGGCGCGAACGCCGTGCTATGCCGACCCACAACGACTCCGGGCCAGTTGCGCAGACACGACTCGGAGATCCCGAAGTCCTTCGCGATCTGCTTGATGGAAGCCTCGCCACGGCGGGCCACGGCGACGACTTCGTCGCGGAATGAACTGACACGCCCCGGCACATCGGCCGGCGCGTCACTGGCTTAACCAGCGTCGGCGTCGCTTGGGAGCAGCCGCGACGCCTCTGCGCGCCGCGCATGGTCTCCAGCGGGTCCCTCACCGAGGAAGGCAACCGAGGCCACACGTGCAGGGCGGCACTTCGTCTCCCTCACGATCGAACAGTCGAACCCCATGCCCCCTGAAGCGGCCGACCCACGACGACCGTCTCGATGTGCTGAGTGGTCATGTCACACCTCCTTGGGCACGTCGACCGTACGAAGGCGGTGCAGGGGCGAGCATCGGGCACCTGACCTATCCGCGGGCGCGGCAGGATGGGCCGAACCACCCATGCCGAGCGCCGCGGTCAGCCGACGTCGGGCTCGAACGTCGCCAGGAGCGCCTCGAGCGCGTGC contains:
- a CDS encoding carbohydrate ABC transporter permease translates to MTQLTQSQGALPSTAPHGAARRGGPHSGTVHRAPLRERMADPLFNVVAVGLLLFAIAAILYPLYFIVIASVSEPVEILNGNVWLWPQGFTLEGYGRILSDPDILRGFANSVLYTLVGTAVSVVAILCGAYALSRKDMYGRTFFMLVFIITMFIDGGLIARYLVVRDLGMLDTMWAVVLPGAIGVWNLIIARAFFENNVPGELRDAAQLDGANDFRFFLGIVLPLSKPLIFLMIMIHLVANWNAFFDALIFLDDESKYPLQLVLRNVLIQSEVTAAGGSGAMDSYAAAQRIGELIKYGMIVISSIPLLIVMPFMQKYFTKGALLGAVKS
- a CDS encoding sugar ABC transporter permease, with the translated sequence MTTQSMAHQRAPVPRRGTSHLRRAGRSWQLYVLLAPALLYVVLFKYWPMYGAQIAFRNYNPADGFAGSPWVGLDHFERFVESFQFERLMVNTLSLNALGLLLAFPVPIVLALIVNQLQSDRFKKFTQTVLYSPSFISVVVVVGMIHLLFSPRAGIVNNAIEAFGGTPVFFMGSPEWFRPLYVGSDIWQNAGFSMIVYLAALTAIDPSLHEAARVDGANKWQRIRHIDIPGIMPVITILFILAIGNLFNLGFEKVLLMQTDLNLPTSEVIQTYVYKAGLQQAQFSYSAAIGVFNSLINLALLLTFNWVARRANQSSLW
- a CDS encoding LacI family DNA-binding transcriptional regulator encodes the protein MARKKDKPTMWDVAARAGVSQATVSLVLNDVGGSRVAESTKVRVLTAVEELGYRTNAFARSLRSGDSSLIGFVSDEVASAPFPGKLLKGAQERAWETGHVILSIDTYDRPELEAAAIDTMMSYRVRGVVYASMYHRRVRVPESLRDVPTVVVNAQDAAGIVPSVFPDEEFGGYTATRHLIDAGHRRIAMINIQPRDSDLPAGIGRLAGYRRALDEAGIAFDPSLVRYGNGIVEHGLELTRELMDSTADRPSAIFCGNDRTAWGAYRALESLGLRVPDDCSIVGFDNQETLAPFLDPGLTTVALPFEQMARRAVEIVLGEGGDHPQLHPIECSLVRRGSVASAKVPV